In Theileria equi strain WA chromosome 3, complete sequence, the genomic window TAAGGGTACAGTCTATAAATGACAGTTTAGAGAGAAGGTGTTTGTGTATTTTGTCTGAAACAACAAAAATGGGAACCTACAGATCCGCTATACGCGCTCGGTGCTCCCCCCTAAACTTACCAAGATAACACTTCACAAATTTAGAATAACGTAGACCACAAAGATGTACTTGTGTATATGGAAATCAGTTAAATCCAGTCCTTGGGCGTTTGTCCCTTGGACCGTTATAGTGAACTTGGTAATAGTTGGAAGGATGCGGCTGAGGTGCCTTTGGCATGGTATGCCAAGGTGGCACTGTTCTTTGAGGAATTTGTAGCTGACCTTGGTATCCTCCTTGCTGAGAAACGTTAAAATATTTGCCAGGGTGATGTAATGTCTGATGGGCGTGATACTGATTATGATATTGATGATAATCTCTCGCAGTATCTCTCAATACTCCAGAGTTGAATTCATCCTGCTTAATGTCTAAAACATTTAGAATCATTCTTTTTGCTATCTCACAATTGAACCCTCTGTTCCTTTGATCTTCCATTACATCTTCAACTCTCAGTCGTTTTTGAGGCAGTATTGCACCTTTCAATAGGTGACTTTTATGCTTTTTATCACAAATAGATGTAAAATAAGACCTATCACCATTATCTTCAATGTTACCAATCAAGGTCTTGGATTTTTCTCTATTATCCATAAAGATCAAATCCTTTGATATAGCATTGCGATCCTTGTCAACTTTAGACAAACTCTTCTCAATTGGTTCAACAATATTTAACAATCTTTTTTCATCTATAAAGGGTAGTAATGCAACCCACTGATATTTGTAGCGCTTTCCATTTGGATCCTCTTTAAATTTTAGAGGATAAAAATCCGCTAGCGGAGAATTCGAATCTGTCATTAATTCCCTAAATTCTTTAGGAAGACAATGCGATGATCTTATGGGCATGACACTCATTAATTGTTGAAATGCGGTGAACGGTTTTCCGAGTTCAAATTTAATATCAAGACCTTCAAACTTCAAGTCTGAACAAAAAGGTGCATAATGAAAAGGGTAAAACCATCCCCAGCTAACACATCCTTGGtaataatattttaatacCCAAGCTAAACCTTCAACATAATGAAATACTACATTATTAACTAGACTAGTGACGTCATCGTTTGGACCTAAATTGAATTTTTCCCTATAATATGCCTCTTTCCAcaattttggatcattCAGCGATAAGTCTATTGGTTCTTTGGGATCTTCTACCGTACGCTCTTGTTTTAATATTTCTTCTTGACGTCTTTTGAATTCTGCTTCAGTATATCCCTCTTCTTTCGGTTCTACGGAAGCGGAGCCATCATCTAATTTCCTATTTTTGTTTACATTGCCAAACTGGGCAATTTCAGAATTTCCATTTTGCTGCATTTTTCTTTTGTAACGTTCTTTATGTTCTTGTGCTTGTTTAAATACCTGATTTTCAATCTTTGACAAATATGAAACGAATGAGCCGACTTGTGGCATATTTAAATCTCCTTCGTTAGAGAGGTAATCACCAAGATCAGGAAGTATTTTTTGATACAAGAGAATCATTTGATCAATTGAACCTCCAGTAATGGATATTGATGGTAagtgaggaagaaaatcATTTCCACAGAAGAAACACATCAAAACCAAATCATCAACACATCTTTCAAAGTCTATAACCCCTTCCCTGTCCCTCCAACCATTAGGAAAATGCAATTGATAGGACAAATATTCACGAAGAACTGGTAATTGTAAAAACTGCATAGGTTTCCAGGATTGACGCATAAGGGAAATATACTGTTGGTGGCTGGACGTTGGCTTTTCTTTTGGTACGACAGATTTTGCTTGTTCAATCTGATTTGCAACGTTGTCTTCTGGtttgaaatttataaaattgGTAACAATTTCCCTCaagatgaaaaaattaACTTCATGGGTAGCAAGACCTAACATAATAAGATCTGCATCCATACCATGTAACACATGTTTTGTGTTTGGGTCATAATTTGGAGCGTGTCTTTGGTTGCGAATAAACTTCATTATTTTATGTTCTCCTTCACCTGGCACACCGGAATCAGAGAATATCACTGTTATTCTTTTCCATGCGTCATACTTTTCAATCCTATCCTGGATATAGTCTACAATCCTCTTGGATAGTTCATGCATGAAGGGTGTCCCAGGTGTAATTACATTACTATCCCATTTATCCTTACGTATTGGTATGTCGCCCTTCTTCTTCCCGAACTCCTCAACAAGTTTGTTGTACACTTCATCCTCAAGATCGGCATCAGCAGCTGATTTAAATCTTCTCGACCTTTGCTGATTAATTTTTGCTCTTGGAGCAACGCCATCTATCGCTAGGAACATTATCTTTCTTGGACGAacaatgtaaaatattcGATCTATATAGTCGAAAATACATTCGAACATAACTTCCTCGGACTCCGGTTGttccatattttctggGTGGCAACATGGATGTATTATACCATTCATATCAAGGTAAAGGTTATCAAATTCCCCGTTAGGATTAGGAGATAGCAAATCTACTCCTATGGTTTCTATATTTGACATGTCTATGCTTGTTTCCTTGTAATTATCAATGGTATCCTTTGGTACGCGGGGGTACCGATTACATAGCCATCTATAGAATGTAGGAACTCCCATCTTGCAAATGTTAGAGATTATAAAGACTGAATTGATTTTTAAAGCGTCCTGTAGAATCTTAAATCATAATCGACGATTCTCGGAACGATAACAAGCTTATATTTGAAATGATAAACCCGCTTTAATGATAATAAATCAATTATAACCTTTAACTATCCACAAGTTCGGGAGATTTATATTGTCGGCGGTAGGACTGGATGGAGCATCACAACGTCTAGGGTGTGTTGCAGAAATAACTTCAACATACCATAACAATTGTGCACAATTTCTCATATTTATGGTACAATTAACAACTATGATTattatttaaaataccTGCACATGGATATGATGTGATTGTTATATTTTGCTGAAAATGGTAGTTGAAGCAGCACTTATTTGTATAGATAATTCAGAATATTCGAGGAATGGTGATTTCGCACCTACTCGCTTGGCCGCTCAAATAGATGCTGTAGGATTGATAGCAAGTGCAAAGCTATCTGAACAATTTGAAAACTCTGTTGGAATTGTATGTCTCGCACATAAAGGATCGCAACTATTAACGGCGCCATCAAACGATCTAGGAATGTTTTTGTCTGATTTACACACCATAATGCCCTCAACAAAGGCTGACTTTATCAAGGGGATACAAACTGCACAGTTGGCACTTAAACACAGATTGAATAAATCACAACAACAGCGAATAATTTGCTTTGTGGCCAGTCCTATACTAGAGCCTGTGAAGCATTTTATAACCCTTGGAAAATTATTGAAGAAAAATAATGTTATATTGGATATAATAAATCTGTCAAACCACTCAGAAACCGAGGAAAAACTAAAGGCTTTGCATTCAGCCGTCAATAATAACAATACAAGTAATTATCTCTGTTGTAAACCAGGATCTGGCTATTTGTTGAGTGATACGATCCTGAGTTCGTCAATATTGAGCGGAAGGGATACGGATAGTAGTGGCCAATTTTCACAAAATCTCGCAGACTTTGGTGTTGATCCAGAAGTCGACCCACAGTTGTATATGGCACTACGTTTGTCTCTAGaacaggaagaagaaagattGAGAAAAGAAGCAgcaaaaatacaaaagtCGGAAATATCAATGGCTGACATTGAAAATGCAATCAAGGATTTACCAGGAATATCAGTTGTACCAATAGATAGATGCCTGGAGATTTTAACTACCAGTGAAGGTAATGCTGAACTTTTGGAATCCCTAATTTACTCCCTTCCGGACGTGGATTCTGAAGAACAACGTGTTCAGGTTTGTTCTTGTTCTCTATTATAACACCTCTACAGGAGCTTGTAGCAAAGTTGAAGGAATTTTTGCCTCATTTCCAATTATAGGCAGTAATTGTTGATTAATTTCACAAACCTTTTGACGGGTCAAGGCAACTCCATAAAGTTCGTGATCCCTAGTGCCTGATACCAGGTATAATAATAAATTCTCCACGTAATTAACTAATGAATGTTTAATTCCGTAAATTACTTGAAATTTGTGATTCTAAGGTATAACAATATGGCTCAGAGGTTCCTTTCACCTTTTCATGGTGGAATCGCACTTAATCACTCAGGAAATAGGCATCACATCAAGAATTTACACTTAGAGTTCATTCCAAATACATGTTCCATCAAAAATGGTTTACGAGATGAGATAAATCGCTATTTCAAGGACCATAAGGTCAATAGTactttatctttggagGAACGCTCTGCAATATGTGAAGGTATAGCCGAAGAGTGTATACAGAAGGAAGAAATAAAGCCATTGTTGCTAAGGGAAGATTATATTCCACTCTCTTATGACGGATTTGAGCCATCTGGAAGGATGCACATAGCTCAAGGACTTGGCAAAGTCGATACTATAAACTCCCTGAATAAGGCTGGAATTAAAAGTGTGATGTGGATAGCCGATTGGTGTGCAATGATGAATAATAAGTTTGGTGGAGATTTGGCAAAGGTATGTAGATTAATAGTTTGATCTTAATGTCTCAGATTCGAATTGTTGGAGAATACTTTATCCATATATGGAAAGCTGCTGGATTAAATACTAACGCTGTCAAGTTTTTGTGGTCTAGTGATGAAATTAACAAGAATCCAGACCTGTACTGGAGATTGGTTATGGACATTAGCAAAACATTTAATATATCCAGAATGAAGAGGTGTTCACAAGCCTTGGGAAGAACAGAAGGAGATGATCAGCCAGCTGCGCAACTTTTATATCCTGCAACCCAGTGTGCTGATATCTTTTACATTGGTACTGATTTTTGCCAATTAGGCATGGATCAgaggaaaataaacatgCTGGCCAGGTAAAGTAATCCTTTTAGCATTTATCACCGTTGCAGGGAATATTGCGAAATTAAAAAGATTCCAACAAAACCTATAATTCTTTCACATAAAATGCTGCCAGGTCTCCTGGAAGGCCAAGAGAAAATGTCAAAGAGCAATCCGGATTCTGCAATATTTATGGATGACACTGCTGAggtatttttattttatgatatttaatattttcaggCTGTGGCTTCAAAGATTAAAAGGGCTTTTTGTCCACCCGGTAAAGTGGAAGGAAACCCATGTGTTGCGTATTTTACCGAATTGGTATTTAAGCGTTATCCATCTGTTGTTATAGAAAGAAAGGAGAGAGATGGAGGTAGGATTTACTAGATCCTAATTTACAACATTTAGGAAACATCACCTTCAATTCCCCTGAGGAACTGGTATCTGCTTATAGTAGTGAATCTCTACACCCGGGTGACCTTAAAAACGGTCTTACAAAGTATTTGAACTTGATGTTGCAACCCATCAGAGATTACTTCCAGGTATAGTTTTTAGTTGGTTTATATTACTTTTAGGCAATTCCTGAGGCCAGAGAATTAGCATCAAAAGTTGCAGGATTCCAAGCAGCAAAAAAATaataatgtaaaatatgCTCAATCACTTTCAGCAATATATGTGAGATATGTTTCGATTTCCTCCTCTGACAATTGTCTAAACACGGGGTTCTCCTTTGTAGCTATGGCTACCTCTATGCTTGAAGCTCCTAGTCCCTGTGTGAATGCATCTATATCTATCATGCATTTCAGAGCTTCGATCGTAACTTTGGTTTCAGGTCCTTCGTTTAGCTTGTGGCTATCAGTGTTCACGTTCAGATTAGATTTGACAGTTTCTTGTAGGGTTGTAACTCCTCTACGTTTCATAGCCTTTTCCAGAGCATTTTCGGATTCTTGCTCCTTGGCTCCTATTCCGCATGCCTAATAAAATTGTTTCCTGACAATTGTAAAATACCTTGTATCCAGCGAACCATCCTGATGAATCGAATTTATAGATGCGCGGGCCTTCATCCTCCTCTATGGACAAAAAAAGCCCGGTACAGGCATGGAGTCTCATGTAGGCGTGTTGAGTGTACACCTGATTGATGTCAGATATCCTCTGACATAGAACTCCAACGGGTATATTGCATCCAtacttgtaaaaatgttCAAGAGCAATCTGCCTTGCCTTGTAGAGTATACTCAGACAGTCACCTATGGTTATTTTTATGGATACACTTACACACGTACCTGGAAGGCCAATTAATAGTGCCAATATATTATCAGTAATATGATATATGCTAGTAACACTAGATGTATCCAACAAAACATCCTATATGTTGGTAAAGGCTGGATGTAAAGTGAAAAAATCAAACCTGATTCCCTTGTTGAGCAGGTAGTTTTTTCTGGGCCACAACAGCTATAGCTGAATCATCTCTAATAGCCAAACCAGTTAAATTACAATTCTTCACAGCCTTTAATGCGTATTCTGTAGTTTGATGTTTTTAAGCGATAATGGGACGTACCAAGCTGAAAAAGTTTCCCTTCAGGGGAAAAGATTGTTATGTGCCTATCGTACACGCTCTGTGATACCCtagacattttaaataagtaataataacaaaattataaactGTGATAGATGTGTAGATCGCCCGGATTATTGGGACAAGTCCATTGGTCTCCCgcttttattttttctaATGTTGTGACCCATATAAATCCAATATGTTCTACTCACTGTCAAAGGTTACCAGTGAACATTTAGCTGTTCCTGTGTATCATGTACGCTGGGCATGGTATCTCATGATGTCTTAACATTAGCCATAATCTACTTCACCTAAAGCACATTAATAAAGTTCTATTGCAAACGTactataaatgcagtaatGCCAAGGTTTATTAATGATGTGGTCGTCAAACGCAATGTATAGACGGTTATACAAAAATGCAGCACCAAACAGTTTGCGTATAATTCAGAAGAGGTTCATTTCCTTGGATTCTCaatccaaaaaatgtgGAAATGGATTGAGCTATATACATTTCCTCCCTAAAACTGAGAAAACTAATTACTTCCGTGATATAGACATTGAGGAAATCGAACATGATGAAAGATGCGAAAAGTTTGTTCATTATATGGACaattatcgcaaaaaaACACTTGAATTACGGGAAAAAATAGGAAAGATAAAGGAATTATGTTCTGATGACGCGGTTACACAGGATAATGTCGACTACGAGATTATCGGATCTTACGCATACTATTTGAAGACTTCCAGATTTTGTAAAGATTCCCTAGCTCTATACAGAACTCACGTTGAATATAGGAACTATAAACGTTCTGGAAACATTAGATTCAAATCAAGACTATCGGAACCACCGAATATAACTGGaataaatgatgaattaGTTATAGACTTTGCAGAGTTGAAAAATAGACCCAGAAGTTCAAACATAAAGAATATCAGGATTTGTAATTACAAAGGTGGCATTGTTGGAGTTATCCATGATCCTCTTGGAGATGATAACTATGTTGCAAATTTTTTCTCACTGAGCAAGTTAAAGCAACTATCCACATACTTGGATAACATTAGTGAATTGCATTTTATGCCGCAAACCAGGAAATGCAGAAATATTCGTATATTTTACACGGTCGTTAATGACCAAAAACGTTCTTTTAGACTTTATTCTGGATTAATAAATACAGTAACAGGGGTTATGACAAATAAAATCCTACTGTATGAAGAGAGTAATCCCATAAATTATATTTCATTATACAAGagcaagaatggaaatcTCCTCTTCGTAGGAATTGTTTCCTTTGGTAAAGTGGTATCCACATTTTGCATAAGATCAAATCTTCGTCTCTATAATATTCCTATACCTCAAAGTGACAAGATATTTCTAGAAAATAGACGTAATAGTATATACTGTATACATAGAGACAATAATGGACAATTTTCATACATCTCTATGAAGAATGTTAATACATTAAAACCTTTAAGGAAAAGAATTTCTGCAGACACTGTCGACAATTTTAGTAACACTGAAACTTACTGGAATTTTGTAGGGAAAATTGACTGTTGTGTAACAGATATTGATATGTTTGACAAACATTTGGTGCTATATTCGTTAAAATCGCCGAGCAcaccatttttatatattATAACTTTTTCTACAACTAAAAATACTACCAGAGAAGGGCTTTTAGGGAATACTTGTGTGATAAAATCTCTTAATCTTCCAGTTAAGGTTGGATCAATTACTCCACAATGTAACTCAAACTACTATGCAGACAATGTAAAACTTTCATTTACATGCCCAGGTATACAAAGCGTGCATTACAATATTAATCTAAATGATTTGTCTGCGGAGTTACAACCAATGATCAGATTGCCTATAAAATCCCTAGTATATTACGTGCCTAGtagagatggaaaatgCAGAATTCCAATTACTTTGGTCATGAAAGGTGACACTTCTGacaaagattctacaaaaattgaaaaatttaCAAAGAAGGGTCTTAAATGTGTCGTTTATGTATATGGAACATACGGTGAAAATTTGAATCTGGAAAATTATATTGAACATAGACCATTGTTGGATATGGGATATGTCCTATGTTTTGCACATGTTAGAGGTGGTGGAGAACTAGGAAAAAATTGGCATGATGCGGGAAGTAAAATGATGAAACACAATTCTTTCTATGATTTAGTGGATGTTATAGAATGCTTGATTGCAAAAAATATAACGCATCGCAAGAAATTAGCAATAAATGTATCTTCTGCCAGTGGGATTATAGGTGGAAACATCTACAATATTAGACCTGATTTGTGCTCttgtataatttttaaactACCATTTATGGATCCGTTCGATTGCCTAATGAGTTCCAACCAACCGTTTGTTCAGCTGGAATACGAAGAGTTTGGAAATCCTTATAATGAAGATATGACTCTGAACTACTCAGTTTTAGACTATGTTTATTCCTATAGCCCATGCAGTAATGTTAGACATGGCAATGGCCCGGGAATTGTAATATATTGCAATAGTAACGACATTAGAGCTCCTTGGTACCATTCAGCAAAATTCGTTACCCTTTTGAACAGTGATAGAAtttacattaaaatgtCGGATTACGGTCATATTGGTACTCCATGTTATGATTACGCAGTTAACACTGCCGCAGAAGAAATCGCAATAATGGATGAGTTACTCGAAGATTCACAAACCAGATCTATAATCGCCCCAAATACTACTTGAATACGTTTATATGTTATTTATGTGAATAAAGATGGATTTAGCCTATAAGTGTGTACAGGTAGGGTTGGCTCAGATGCTACTCGCAGAAATAAGCTTGTATTTTATGCCATAGAATTCCGTTAGATATTATGGCAAATATTTACGGAAACGAAGATGACTTCTGGACCTCGGATGAAGAGAATATCTCTGGTATAGATGATATAGACTCAAAATATGACGGATTCGGTAATATTTATGGCAAAAACCCCGATTCATCAGCCAAAGATAGTTTGTTTTCTAGCAGTTTTGAGACAGCTCTGGAAAGTTTAAGCTGGATTCCAGTTATATCGCAACAAATCAATGGAACATCGATTTTTGAGATTCTGGATAAAGAACTGTCGGATGCAGAGGGGATtgatattgaaaatataGAAAACCAGATATATAAGGGGATATTAGATAGttcagaagatgaaattggAGCTCCGGTATCACAGGAGCTGGAAACATGGGATGAATATCAATCAACACATGGGACTTCTCTTGATCTTCCGGAGAGTGGTTTGTTGCCAGAAGAACATAATACGGAATACACTCTAAATAAGTCTATTTTTACGGTAAAACGTACTGGAGAAGGTAGACCAAACGATGAAATTATACCAAGAACAAAATATGATAACTACATTATTCCTCCACCGGATGAGAATAAGAACTATATTAGGAAAAAATGGTCAATTTTGGACAATACCACACCTGCTCCTATAATAGAAAATATGCTAATCAATTTTCCGTTTGAGTTGGATGATTTCCAGAAACGTGCAATATACCAGCtcacaaatttaaaacataTTTTTGTTTCTGCTCACACATCAGCTGGGAAAACAGTTATTGCCGAGTATGCCATAGCTTTGGCCTTGACTAGAGGTGAAAAGGCGATCTACACAAGTCCCATAAAGGCTTTGTCTAATCAAAAGTACAGAGAATTTAAAAAGAAATTTGGAGCTGAATCTGTAGGGATAGTTACTGGTGACGTATCTTGTAATCCAGGGGCATCTTGTCTAATTGTTACAACCGAAATTTTACGTAATCTTTTATACAGAGGTGATTCAGTCATTTCTCAGTTAGGTGTAGttatatttgatgaaatACACTACATCAGCGATTTAAGCAGAGGAGTTGTGTGGGAAGAAGTTATTATTATGTTACCAAAAACCATACAATTGGTGATGCTTAGTGCAACAGTACCAAACTATAGTGAATTTGCTGATTGGATAGGAAATATAATGCAAAAGGAAGTTGTTATTGTTGTTACAAATCATAGGCCTACTCCACTGGTTCACtacttgtacatttataatcGGTTTTTTTTGCTTGTAAATCCAAAGGGATTCAATAAGGATGCATATCATACAATGTACAGATATTctaaaatgataaaaacgACCATAAATAAAAAACCAACGTTTAAAGGTCACGTTCAGAAATTACAAAAACTAGTGAAAATACTAGAATCTGAGAAGAAACTTCCTGTGGTTTTATTCTGTTTTAATAGAGCAAAGTGTGAAGTATATGCGAAGGAAATGCCAAATTTAAACTTGGCATATACGCGAGCTGAACGCTCAAAaatccatttattcttgaaGGTAAAGTTTCAAATAGCTTTAATATTTAAATAGGAATCACTGAGTAATATAAGTGAGGGAGACAAAAATATTCCACAACTAAGAAGTATTATCAAGCTTCTGCATAGAGGAATTGGAATACATCATAGTGGCCTTCTCCCTATTATAAAAGAAATTGTTGAaatattattttcaaaagGATTGATAAAGGTGTTATTCGCAACTGAAACATTTGCGATGGGCGTGAATATGCCGGCAAGATCTGTTGTTTTTACCTCCATATATAAGCATGATGGACAAAAGGGAAGGTATCTCACTGCCTCAGAATATACTCAGGTTGCTTAAATACcattcatttataaaaaccTTTAGATGGCTGGAAGAGctggaagaagaggtcTAGATTCATTTGGAAGtgtatatattttttgttCTGACGATCCTCCCGATCTTCAAGATTTGACAGCTATGATGATAGAAAAATCAACTAGATTAGAAAGCAGATTTAGAATCACATACAATATGCTTCTGCAAATACAGTCACGTGATCATATGAATATAACTGAAATGATGTTAAAATCATTTAGAGAAAGAGAAAAAATGAAAAACATTCCAATTTTCAAAAGAGATAGTTCTAAGAAGAAACAGGTTTGTTATATTCTGTTACAAAATAAACACTTAGGAACTATTGTCACTTCCAAAAATCGAATGTTTTTATGGAGAGCCAAGCATAGAGGACTACTATAGAAATCTGCAATATTCAAAATCTGTAGCCGTAAACTTGCACAATAATTTGTGGAATCACAAAGAGAACCTTCAAATTTTCAAGCctggaagaataataatgataaattcGCTTACTTTTTGTGGGACTTTGGTCTATGGTTGCATTGTTAAAGTGCTTGAGAATAAAGATGTGCAGTTTCAAGTACTAACGCTGCTAccagaaaattttataagTTTGTCTAGatttataccaaaataAATTTTGTAGATGATGGCACTCTCGCTGTAGATATCGCAACATCGCTTAAATACAATTGTCCTGTACACTATGCAATATACGATCATGTTTCATTAAACAACATCTCGTTTATTTTCGATAATATAACAACAGCAAAACCTGTTCCTAATAAGGA contains:
- a CDS encoding DEAD/DEAH box helicase domain-containing protein (encoded by transcript BEWA_006130A), whose product is MANIYGNEDDFWTSDEENISGIDDIDSKYDGFGNIYGKNPDSSAKDSLFSSSFETALESLSWIPVISQQINGTSIFEILDKELSDAEGIDIENIENQIYKGILDSSEDEIGAPVSQELETWDEYQSTHGTSLDLPESGLLPEEHNTEYTLNKSIFTVKRTGEGRPNDEIIPRTKYDNYIIPPPDENKNYIRKKWSILDNTTPAPIIENMLINFPFELDDFQKRAIYQLTNLKHIFVSAHTSAGKTVIAEYAIALALTRGEKAIYTSPIKALSNQKYREFKKKFGAESVGIVTGDVSCNPGASCLIVTTEILRNLLYRGDSVISQLGVVIFDEIHYISDLSRGVVWEEVIIMLPKTIQLVMLSATVPNYSEFADWIGNIMQKEVVIVVTNHRPTPLVHYLYIYNRFFLLVNPKGFNKDAYHTMYRYSKMIKTTINKKPTFKGHVQKLQKLVKILESEKKLPVVLFCFNRAKCEVYAKEMPNLNLAYTRAERSKIHLFLKESLSNISEGDKNIPQLRSIIKLLHRGIGIHHSGLLPIIKEIVEILFSKGLIKVLFATETFAMGVNMPARSVVFTSIYKHDGQKGRYLTASEYTQMAGRAGRRGLDSFGSVYIFCSDDPPDLQDLTAMMIEKSTRLESRFRITYNMLLQIQSRDHMNITEMMLKSFREREKMKNIPIFKRDSSKKKQELLSLPKIECFYGEPSIEDYYRNLQYSKSVAVNLHNNLWNHKENLQIFKPGRIIMINSLTFCGTLVYGCIVKVLENKDVQFQVLTLLPENFINDGTLAVDIATSLKYNCPVHYAIYDHVSLNNISFIFDNITTAKPVPNKEDKIILSAMASEIHELVESDRLQLLSFNKKFKQTSMQFYETVLKQRDLFHRLSRNLCTKCHMRETHFGIQCKIVNYKREIEEINKNLRDESLHTYSEMISKLDVLKQLDFLDEKGRPTTKGRIATFITTGDEITLTEVLFQNLLKNLEPEECAAILSAFIYNDRAPEKEAPAPTLGIQMARDRVLSIHSKIDVVQRGLDVRVPFEEFSALCNFSLSYVVYQWAKGVPFHEIMELTELQEGHIVRAITRLDELCRKICQAANIFGDKELSTKIERVSAAIRRDIVFAPSLYLS